In Aspergillus nidulans FGSC A4 chromosome II, a single window of DNA contains:
- a CDS encoding uncharacterized protein (transcript_id=CADANIAT00004159) — MTTLSAAIENAMQNARETYTPEQPELPPVTNKQPVGLVLSQFSKAWIALAGLDRPGLRDRIEPKIAAVLGRPSVLLRLTNDVDLLAAAMTQHPEVPSAVVLIAGTGSVAMRYTITEPGQVPTRTARSGGWGHLLGDEGGGYSIGLEAIKHTLTAILQRFGGSQSTSPSSSSSSGGNMGPDLLSEVLLGQRGESASVKSRIAAAAQLVVNLAPEDATAMTIVTSQVKALVDTVLGRLIDPRSQSAVAPERTGLILSGGVLRHELYRELVLERLTERGIKFAYTETVMDAGALGAKSLCIACD, encoded by the exons ATGACTACTCTGAGCGCAGCAATAGAGAATGCCATGCAGAATGCGCGAGAAACCTACACGCCAGAGCAGCCGGAGTTACCCCCAGTTACAAACAAACAGCCGGTCGGGCTTGTGCTCTCACAGTTCTCAAAAGCCTGGATTGCCCTGGCAGGACTAGATCGCCCTGGCCTTCGCGACAGAATCGAGCCAAAAATCGCAGCAGTGCTGGGCCGTCCATCTGTATTGCTTCGACTGACAAATGATGTGGATCTCCTCGCTGCAGCGATGACCCAGCATCCTGAGGTGCCCTCTGCAGTCGTTCTCATTGCCGGAACTGGAAGTGTTGCCATGCGATACACGATCACGGAGCCGGGCCAGGTGCCGACGAGAACTGCCCGGTCAGGAGGCTGGGGCCATCTGTTGGGCGATGAGGGAGGTGGTTACTCAATTGGACTGGAAGCGATCAAACACACCCTGACA GCAATCCTGCAGCGGTTTGGGGGCTCGCAGTCTACATCtccgtcttcgtcttcatcgtctggCGGCAATATGGGCCCGGATCTGCTGAGTGAGGTTCTGCTAGGCCAGCGAGGGGAGAGCGCCAGCGTCAAGAGTCGCATTGCCGCTGCCGCTCAACTGGTTGTGAACCTGGCGCCGGAGGACGCTACCGCGATGACCATTGTCACATCACAGGTGAAAGCGCTAGTGGATACGGTTCTGGGACGGCTGATCGATCCCAGGTCTCAATCAGCCGTCGCACCAGAGCGGACAGGGCTGATCCTTTCCGGCGGTGTTCTGAGACATGAGCTCTACCGGGAGCTAGTCCTCGAGAGACTGACAGAGAGAGGCATCAAGTTCGCATATACCGAGACGGTTATGGATGCCGGCGCTCTTGGAGCGAAGAGCCTGTGCATAGCGTGTGATTGA
- a CDS encoding uncharacterized protein (transcript_id=CADANIAT00004160), with the protein MDLDNLSRLQTEAVNPQTSLIDKLSTLQMCTVINQEDRRVAASVTPCLPRIAAAIDALAPRVRRGGRVVYVGAGTSGRLGILDASEIPPTFAAPPEQFIGLIAGGDAAIRRAQEGAEDSLALAEADMAALELRPELDSVVGIAASGRTPYVLGCIGFAKRKGCITIGVVCVEPSALGESGEVDFLIAPLPGPEVVSGSTRLKAGTATKLVLNMLSTGTMIRVGKTYGNTMVDLVASNAKLRQRSRNILRRLSAECASMPNLELDSLLSRCKGSVKLALLMVATGKPVEECREVLEAADQQLAKALELAATSTLQQGAEGRLRDQSTELILCIDGGGSKCAAVVATKAGAVLGRGEAGPCNMCVPLLLLSRKDG; encoded by the exons ATGGATCTGGACAACCTCTCGCGCCTGCAAACAGAGGCAGTCAACCCACAAACCAGCCTCATTGATAAGCTGTCGACCCTGCAAATGTGCACAGTTATCAACCAGGAAGATCGCCGTGTTGCAGCCAGCGTCACCCCCTGTCTCCCCAGGATCGCAGCAGCTATCGACGCCCTGGCGCCACGCGTTCGGCGCGGCGGCAGGGTAGTCTACGTAGGCGCAGGAACTAGCGGCCG ACTCGGAATCCTCGATGCCTCTGAAATCCCGCCAACCTTCGCCGCACCACCAGAGCAGTTCATCGGCCTGATTGCCGGCGGCGATGCAGCGATCCGCCGCGCCCAGGAGGGCGCTGAGGACAGCCTCGCGCTCGCGGAGGCTGATATGGCCGCGCTCGAGCTCAGACCAGAGCTCGACAGCGTCGTCGGGATCGCGGCATCAGGGCGCACCCCGTACGTCCTGGGGTGTATCGGTTTCGCGAAGCGCAAGGGATGTATCACGATCGGGGTGGTGTGCGTGGAGCCCTCTGCGCTGGGGGAATCCGGGGAGGTGGATTTCTTGATCGCCCCCTTACCTGGCCCAGAGGTGGTGAGTGGGAGCACGAGACTCAAGGCGGGCACGGCGACAAAGCTTGTGCTGAATATGCTGAGTACTGGGACGATGATCCGGGTTGGGAAGACGTATGGGAATACG ATGGTGGACCTGGTCGCATCGAATGCCAAATTGCGACAGCGGTCCCGAAACATCCTGCGCAGGTTGAGTGCTGAATGTGCGTCCATGCCGAATTTAGAGCTCGACTCGCTGCTGAGTCGGTGCAAGGGTAGCGTGAAGCTCGCCTTGCTTATGGTAGCCACTGGGAAGCCGGTGGAAGAGTGCCGTGAGGTTCTGGAGGCcgctgatcagcagctggccaagGCACTAGAGCTGGCTGCAACCTCTACGTTACAGCAGGGTGCTGAAGGGCGGCTGCGTGATCAGTCTACAGAGTTGATTCTATGCATTGACGGCGGGGGTTCAAAGTGCGCCGCAGTGGTTGCAACCAAGGCTGGTGCTGTATTGGGACGTGGAGAGGCAGGTCCCTGCAATATGTGCGTACCTCTCCTTCTATTATCCAGAAAGGATGGGTAG
- a CDS encoding putative MFS transporter (transcript_id=CADANIAT00004161), with translation MDQKAQPEAEDGRTVAAGQEERSIVYRTYTHPWFQIFLISFICFCCPGMYNALTGLGGSGQVDPTVAANATVALLSATAGTALFVVGPIFDRVGPRICLLFGGWTYPLYAGSLLCFNRTGNGAFVIASGAILGIGASFLWVSQGAIMTTYVRESQKGRAIAAFWIIFNLGGGVGSLASFGLNYHSTSGTVSDGTYIALLILMAVGWLLGMLICPPSAVRLEELQQSSRTQTAVVETEKPNWKSTLRLAARTILDWRVLCMLPLFFCANVFYSYQQNIVNGMTFNIRTRSLNSALYWLAQMLGGLVMGLILDIPALTRPGRARAGWLFLAVTGLAIWGGGYAFEKWSSDRLAHGLKQDIDYTQGTVSTGPIFLYIFYGAFDAFWQSYCYWLMGARSNDPAVAAVLVGAYKTFQSTGGAMAWRINALDKPAMTQFAMDWGLCMGALVVAIPAVLTVTKTSTVDAEVAHQGEKGEEKTMSASVKG, from the exons ATGGACCAGAAAGCGcagccagaagcagaagatggccGGACAGTCGCCGCTGGCCAGGAAGAACGCTCGATCGTTTATCGAACCTACACGCATCCCTGGTTCCAGATCTTTCTGATCAGCTTCATCTGTTTCTGTTGTCCGGGA ATGTACAATGCCCTAACTGGCCTTGGAGGCTCCGGCCAGGTCGATCCAACCGTGGCAGCGAACGCGACCGTAGCCCTTCTCTCAGCGACCGCAGGAACCGCTCTATTCGTCGTAGGACCCATCTTCGACCGCGTCGGCCCCAGGATCTGCCTGCTGTTTGGAGGATGGACATACCCCCTGTACGCTGGAAGTCTCTTGTGCTTCAACCGGACCGGAAACGGGGCCTTTGTTATCGCCTCTGGCGCGATTCTCGGTATTGGCGCTTCGTTTCTCTGGGTCTCCCAGGGCGCTATAATGACCACCTACGTCCGTGAATCCCAGAAGGGTCGCGCCATTGCCGCGTTCTGgatcatcttcaacctcggTGGCGGCGTTGGATCGCTCGCCAGCTTTGGGCTCAACTACCACTCGACCAGTGGGACTGTCTCAGACGGAACATATATCGCCCTGTTGATCCTCATGGCCGTGGGCTGGCTTCTGGGCATGCTCATATGTCCTCCGTCCGCCGTGCGCCTTGAAGAGCTTCAGCAATCGTCCCGGACTCAGACTGCTGTGGTCGAGACTGAGAAGCCCAATTGGAAAAGCACTCTGCGCCTGGCTGCACGCACGATCCTTGACTGGCGTGTTCTCTGCATgctccctctcttcttctgtgccAATGTCTTCTACTCCTATCAGCAGAACATCGTGAACGGGATGACCTTCAACATCCGCACGCGCTCCCTCAACAGCGCCCTCTACTGGCTCGCCCAGATGCTCGGCGGCCTTGTCATGGgtctcatcctcgacattccCGCTCTAACGCGGCCCGGCCGCGCGCGAGCGGGATGGctcttcctcgccgtcaCGGGGCTGGCCATCTGGGGCGGCGGCTACGCGTTCGAGAAATGGTCGAGTGACCGGCTCGCGCACGGTCTGAAGCAGGATATCGACTACACGCAGGGCACTGTCTCGACGGGGCCGATCTTCTTGTATATCTTCTACGGCGCATTCGATGCGTTCTGGCAGTCGTACTGCTATTGGTTGATGGGGGCGAGGTCGAATGACCCTGCTGTTGCGGCAGTGCTGGTCGGTGCGTACAAGACGTTTCAGAGTACCGGGGGCGCGATGGCTTGGAGGATTAACGCCCTGGATAAGCCGGCCATGACACAGTTTGCCATGGACTGGGGGCTATGTATGGGTGCATTGGTCGTTGCGATCCCGGCGGTGCTGACTGTGACGAAAACGAGCACGGTGGACGCAGAGGTAGCGCACCAGGGTGAAAAGGGCGAAGAGAAGACAATGAGTGCGAGCGTTAAAGGGTAA
- a CDS encoding uncharacterized protein (transcript_id=CADANIAT00004162): MLEPTRNPLLLPEIVGAVLDNVNIRDLLSCAGVNRTWNTLALKRMYEGSVYDLQRRTPDITSLNCLYVASRERFARCMGHVKHLLIAPEHPVEKKDVGMPKKFVSLEKFRPLRDPESAKRLFQAYKPGVKSLMIPFGMHGWEQSYIDVLLTETVEFLAIDDSFCPFLEPAYRPVGNIKALTIYKSGSNRDVTSLCSLIDRCDLHFFHIEDSREPEPMSDDHTTQLIECLARQRNLKALALMIPEVLSPLARVVENGNPWPGLKALYYGQYDDRFSIPPVVRLPRFNELEILSIPRIDPLLTIIGRDPGIKNRLRVLHLELADISDTEPVLDILPGCNSLQKLSLGELDDSGPAEAYANFFQRLPPLPSLQCLVIPWVFKMKINLIQHVASLYPQLTVLDLSQADLTVSLNSLQSMSSITQLQVLQLSEIPFNNPRRWMRGTRLQQLATEWKRVFPSLRTVPYGGDNCTFPMTSQAVREHLLSEPDEFAYPPDSDFLMGRLCTVLGYRARIDSHLDYDFQTKMENEIIGWPVVPFVAFQHTDSYSTYSV, encoded by the exons ATGTTGGAACCGACGCGaaatcctcttcttctgccagaGATTGTTGGCGCCGTCTTGGACAACGTCAATATCCGTGATCTCTTAAGCTGCGCCGGTGTAAACAGGACATGGAATACCCTTGCCCTGAAGAGGATGTACGAGGGCTCGGTGTACGACTTGCAACGCCGGACCCCCGACATCACCTCTTTGAACTGCCTCTATGTCGCTTCTCGAGAGCGTTTTGCACGCTGCATGGGCCATGTAAAACATCTCCTCATAGCGCCGGAGCATCCAGTCGAGAAGAAAGATGTTGGGATGCCGAAGAAATTCGTTTCCCTAGAAAAGTTTCGCCCATTGCGCGACCCCGAATCCGCCAAGCGCCTTTTTCAAGCATACAAACCAGGCGTCAAGAGCCTCATGATTCCGTTTGGGATGCATGGATGGGAACAGTCTTATATTGACGTTCTTCTTACAGAAACTGTGGAGTTCCTGGCCATCGACGACTCATTCTGTCCCTTCCTGGAGCCCGCTTACCGGCCC GTTGGTAATATCAAAGCTCTCACAATCTACAAGTCAGGCTCCAACAGAGACGTGACCAGTCTCTGCTCGTTGATTGACAGATGTGACCTACACTTCTTCCACATTGAGGATTCGCGTGAACCTGAACCCATGAGCGACGATCACACCACACAGCTTATTGAATGCCTTGCACGGCAGCGGAACCTTAAGGCCCTAGCCCTGATGATTCCTGAGGTATTATCACCGCTTGCTCGGGTGGTTGAGAACGGGAACCCATGGCCAGGGTTGAAAGCCTTGTACTATGGGCAGTATGATGACAGATTTTCCATCCCGCCCGTTGTTCGATTGCCAAGATTTAACGAGCTCGAAATTCTCAGCATTCCAAGGATTGATCCTCTCTTGACAATTATCGGCCGTGATCCCGGGATCAAGAACCGATTGAGGGTGTTGCACCTTGAATTGGCTGATATCAGCGATACGGAGCCTGTTCTTGACATCTTGCCCGGTTGCAACAGCTTACAGAAGCTCAGCCTCGGAGAACTGGACGACAGCGGCCCTGCTGAGGCCTATGCAAACTTTTTCCAGCGTCTTCCACCCCTGCCTTCCTTGCAATGCCTTGTTATTCCTTGGGTCTTCAAAATGAAAatcaatctcatccaacATGTTGCATCGCTGTATCCACAACTAACTGTCCTCGACCTGAGTCAAGCTGATCTGACAGTCTCTCTTAACTCCTTACAGAGTATGTCCTCAATCACGCAATTGCAGGTATTGCAATTGTCGGAAATACCGTTCAACAACCCTCGTCGGTGGATGCGAGGGACTAGGTTGCAACAACTCGCCACCGAATGGAAGAGGGTATTTCCCAGCCTCCGAACTGTGCCTTACGGAGGAGACAACTGCACCTTTCCTATGACGTCCCAGGCTGTTAGAGAGCATCTGCTCTCCGAACCGGATGAGTTCGCGTATCCCCCAGATTCTGACTTCTTGATGGGACGATTGTGCACTGTCCTTGGCTACAGAGCCCGTATTGACAGTCACCTTGACTATGACTTCCAGACCAAGATGGAAAACGAGATCATTGGCTGGCCCGTGGTGCCATTCGTCGCGTTTCAGCATACAGATTCCTACTCGACCTATTCTGTCTAG
- a CDS encoding protein sfgA (transcript_id=CADANIAT00004163) translates to MEARTMVCDRAQPPQPLPHEPPHPDKKKRVRRWHHRGFTGCSTCRRRHVRCDEASPTCRNCTRLGLECDGSQGRMTFKVYGPPPPPPGQSNPPTKRDKSRPRASQKAVKKEDTEVEGVVISPTTVTESKPLVFHFENPAVHSVTSIPEDDKKVKKEQEDEDLVLIPTAGESRPTEVRFHSHTLPVSSLDCLQGRYYTHFVDEVATLLLIYDTSTNINPFRRCFPDVSQSSLSMASAMEALGALHLANTSTGPERIVHFQHAMGKYGEVVKSFRTRYEIGQRSRLPDFATCLLLALFEMMDSQHHNWAIHLKGAREIYRWLFYPNSDPVLEAQRVAEMNHPLRQFLVSLLSYLDVAGACATSDGTVVEGSYWQTLGGGWEYNLGIPSLSQPAANNGPLLELRQCWSIMMEIQAAISSFGKAKQSGWLTPDQQDIMYRDLLQRLVQWRLDAPQCLQKLRDLDDASLSQYPHPDVLEYAGCIEAYEKATNIYLHKVGRAGRPDIQPQQELIAAFCTRILSLIRKLAKDVGRLAVPWPLFVAGRETRDEREQKFVRDTMLDMQRYGFKNVEKALEELEKAWFKRRAFPEGWVETMDDVRSSILLP, encoded by the exons atggAAGCTCGTACGATGGTCTGTGATCGGGCgcagcctcctcaacctctACCACACGAACCTCCACATCCCGACAAGAAGAAACGCGTTCGACGATGGCATCATCGTGGATTTACCGGTTGCTCGACCTGTCGTCGACGTCATGTCCGCTGTGATGAAGCGTCTCCAACCTGTCGAAACTGTACTCGACTGGGATTAGAATGCGATGGAAGTCAGGGACGGATGACATTCAAGGTCTATGgcccgccgccgccgccgcccggTCAATCGAATCCGCCGACCAAACGGGATAAATCCAGGCCGAGAGCCAGCCAGAAAGCAgtgaagaaggaagatacaGAGGTTGAAGGTGTGGTGATCTCGCCCACGACTGTGACTGAATCGAAACCGTTGGTTTTTCATTTTGAGAACCCGGCAGTGCACTCTGTGACATCGATACCTGAAGATGACAAGAAagtgaagaaggagcaggaggatgaagattTGGTGCTGATACCGACCGCGGGAGAATCAAGGCCGACCGAGGTCCGCTTCCATAGCCACACATTGCCCGTCTCCTCATTGGACTGTTTGCAGGGCCGTTATTATACCCATTTTGTGGACGAAGTTGCTACCCTTTTACTCATCTATGACACTTCGACAAATATCAACCCGTTCCGACGATGTTTTCCCGATGTTTCTCAATCGTCGTTGTCCATGGCGAGCGCTATGGAAGCTCTGGGAGCCCTGCACCTTGCAAACACGTCGACTGGCCCGGAACGGATTGTGCATTTCCAGCATGCCATGGGCAAATACGGTGAAGTCGTCAAATCCTTTAGAACGCGATACGAGATCGGGCAGCGATCACGACTTCCAGATTTTGCGACCTGTCTACTTTTAGCGCTCTTCGAG ATGATGGATTCCCAACACCATAACTGGGCCATCCACCTGAAAGGCGCCCGCGAGATATATCGCTGGTTGTTTTACCCGAATAGCGATCCGGTTCTTGAAGCTCAACGAGTTGCTGAAATGAATCACCCTCTGCGCCAATTCCTCGTTTCACTGCTTTCCTACCTCGACGTCGCCGGAGCATGCGCAACCAGCGATGGGACTGTTGTTGAAGGGAGCTATTGGCAAACGCTCGGTGGGGGCTGGGAATACAACTTGGGAATCCCCAGTCTCTCGCAACCAGCTGCCAACAACGGCCCACTCCTCGAACTCCGCCAATGCTGGTCCATCATGATGGAGATTCAAGCCGCGATTAGCTCTTTcggaaaagcaaagcagTCGGGCTGGTTGACACCCGATCAGCAAGATATAATGTACCGCGATCTCCTACAACGATTAGTACAATGGCGCCTCGACGCGCCGCAGTGCCTGCAGAAACTTCGCGATCTTGATGACGCAAGCCTATCTCAGTACCCACACCCCGACGTCCTAGAATACGCCGGCTGCATCGAAGCCTACGAAAAAGCCACAAACATCTATCTTCATAAAGTAGGACGCGCCGGCAGACCGGATatccagccgcagcaagagCTCATTGCTGCCTTTTGCACCAGGATACTTAGCCTTATTAGGAAACTAGCGAAAGATGTGGGGCGGCTGGCCGTCCCTTGGCCTTTATTCGTTGCAGGGCGGGAGACTAGAGATGAACGTGAGCAGAAATTTGTGAGGGATACAATGCTTGATATGCAGAGATATGGGTTTAAG AACGTTGAAAAGGCTCTGGAGGAATTAGAAAAAGCGTGGTTCAAGCGGCGTGCTTTTCCTGAGGGATGGGTTGAAACTATGGATGACGTTCGCTCGTCgattcttcttccttga
- a CDS encoding putative nicotinamide nucleotide transhydrogenase (transcript_id=CADANIAT00004164): MPGQCNVLLAEASVPYDIVLEMDEINDDFADTDVTLVIGANDTVNPIALEPDSPISGMPVLQAWKSKEVIVMKRGMSSGYADVPNPMFYMPGTRMLFGDAKATCDGKCISCSVLSPILTSAAIKANLEARM; the protein is encoded by the exons ATGCCTGGCCAATGCAATGTTCTACTCGCGGAAGCTTCCGTGCCTTATGACA TTGTCTTGGAAATGGACGAGATTAACGATGACTTTGCGGACACCGACGTGACTCTTGTCATTGGAGCCAATGATACCGTCAACCCCATCGCACTGGAACCAGACTCCCCAATTTCTGGTATGCCCGTGTTGCAGGcgtggaagagcaaggaggTTATTGTGATGAAGCGTGGCATGTCTAGTGGATACG CCGATGTTCCCAACCCGATGTTCTACATGCCCGGCACCAGGATGCTTTTCGGAGATGCAAAGGCCACGTGCGACGGTAAGTGTATTTCTTGTTCGGTATTGAGTCCTATTCTAACTTCTGCAGCCATCAAAGCAAACCTCGAGGCTCGTATGTAG
- a CDS encoding FAD-dependent oxidoreductase (transcript_id=CADANIAT00004165) has translation MESRLGRVGELYCGKQLLKPMAATPDHKLSKVLIAGAGIAGLATMISLSRIAAILDLEIQLYEQAPELLEIGASIALSPNGMRTLEKLGVHDALSDDFVFKGPSGILQIVRSSQSTPTATFLTTRFHRGHLHAALLEHVPRQYIHLSKKLLHADADGNGVVLHFEDGTTVHGDILVGADGLNRALTEATPYTNLYPNFAGDASSTWVFKDRVTLVRDAAHAHEGAFAAVGPMALGDAFALWLAFRYILTRAGQPCSKGYIGIEGIKKALELYKRTRKPHTHHLLEIVHAQLNTKLVARGSEDEEDEEWINRMKGGPDTEWLSEHDVEKAFAHVVRQEDERVQALTVSRTLLFHYFWLAFHVKTLMQHSSPVENTALMR, from the exons ATGGAATCGAGACTCGGTCGTGTGGGCGAGCTT TATTGTGGCAAGCAGTTGCTGAAACCAATGGCTGCTACTCCAGACCACAAGCTTTCTAAAGTCCTTATCGCAGGGGCAGGAATCGCCGGCCTCGCAACCATGATTTCTCTTTCGCGCATAGCTGCGATTCTGGATCTCGAGATCCAGTTGTATGAGCAGGCGCCCGAGCTGCTAGAAATAGGGGCCAGTATTGCGCTCAGTCCGAAT GGCATGCGTACTCTAGAGAAACTAGGCGTCCACGATGCCCTCTCAGACGATTTTGTCTTCAAAGGACCAAGTGGAATTCTCCAAATCGTTCG GTCGTCTCAGTCGACACCCACCGCAACGTTCCTAACGACCCGCTTCCATCGAGGCCACCTGCACGCCGCACTGCTGGAGCATGTGCCCCGACAGTATATCCACCTAAGCAAGAAGCTCTTacatgcagatgcagatgggAACGGCGTGGTATTGCACTTTGAAGATGGAACTACTGTGCACGGAGACATCCTCGTTGGCGCTGATGGCTTAAATCG AGCACTAACCGAGGCAACCCCTTATACAAACCTCTACCCCAACTTCGCCGGCGACGCTAGCTCGACTTGGGTGTTTAAAGATCGGGTAACGCTGGTTCGAGACGCAGCGCACGCTCATGAAGGAGCGTTTGCGGCTGTGGGGCCAATGGCTTTGGGTGATGCCTTTGCATTATGGCTGGCGTTCAGGTACATCTTGACTCGGGCTGGACAGCCTTGCAGTAAAGGATATATTGGCATTGAAGGCATTAAGAAGGCGCTGGAGTTATAtaagaggacgaggaaacCGCATACGCATCATCTGTTGGAAATTGTGCATGCACAGCTCAATACCAAGCTTGTTGCAAGGGGgtctgaggatgaggaggatgaagagtggaTTAATCGTATGAAGGGAGGGCCTGATACGGAGTGGCTGTCAGAGCATGATGTCGAAAAGGCGTTCGCACACGTTGTTaggcaagaagatgagagaGTACAGGCCCTGACAGTGTCAAGGA CCTTGCTGTTTCACTATTTCTGGCTCGCTTTCCATGTCAAGACCTTGATGCAGCATTCAAGCCCAGTAGAGAACACTGCTCTCATGCGATAG
- a CDS encoding uncharacterized protein (transcript_id=CADANIAT00004166) gives MPHYSEYPTITPSTSKLDYIEALKTAVGPEGLRTLQPDEAKPPGFDDLQQSLASSTASTPARYTCSTDKPLPVTLRNISNSAALHVGFGGVLPRWARDPPQTVNFAAFANGYPRPVLALVGANALRDAADEWNKLDLGVKFKWVEKIEHASFVLSYAGNQGNVLAEAFFPNEDDLSYLNVYSAAFQPGTVQYLKNIFLHELGHVLGFRHEFAPELEKEEECVQLGPRNPLSVMGYEFPPQIQTTDRESAEAFYMFPGYSLGWREAKVPPSSKRTPLLIKDCVAR, from the coding sequence ATGCCTCATTATTCCGAGTACCCTACCATCACCCCCTCAACCTCCAAACTTGACTACAtcgaggctctgaagacGGCTGTCGGTCCAGAAGGCTTGAGAACTCTTCAACCTGATGAAGCTAAGCCTCCGGGGTTCGACGATCTGCAACAATCTCTAGCAAGCTCTACTGCGAGCACTCCCGCAAGGTATACCTGTTCAACGGACAAACCTCTTCCGGTTACCCTTCGAAATATCAGCAATAGCGCTGCCCTTCATGTCGGCTTTGGAGGAGTCCTGCCACGCTGGGCAAGAGACCCCCCTCAGACAGTCAACTTTGCGGCATTTGCGAACGGCTACCCGCGCCCTGTGCTCGCTCTCGTCGGCGCAAACGCGCTACGAGATGCCGCTGACGAGTGGAACAAGCTCGATCTAGGAGTCAAGTTTAAGTGGGTGGAGAAGATTGAACATGCTTCGTTCGTCCTCTCCTACGCGGGGAATCAGGGGAACGTGCTCGCAGAGGCTTTCTTTCCAAACGAGGATGACTTGAGTTATCTCAACGTCTATTCAGCAGCATTCCAGCCCGGGACAGTACAGTACTTGAAAAATATCTTCTTGCACGAGCTCGGGCACGTGTTGGGATTCCGCCACGAATTTGCACCAGAGctcgagaaagaagaggagtgTGTCCAGCTTGGACCTCGAAATCCGCTTTCGGTTATGGGATATGAGTTTCCGCCGCAGATCCAGACGACGGATAGGGAGAGTGCAGAGGCTTTCTACATGTTCCCTGGATACTCGCTTGGATGGAGAGAGGCAAAAGTTCCGCCGTCTTCAAAGAGAACGCCGTTGCTGATCAAGGATTGTGTGGCAAGATGA
- a CDS encoding uncharacterized protein (transcript_id=CADANIAT00004167) — translation MAVLGIIITHLFILLLSAWATTASTRSRIGALIQLLFAASWIWELCLKLLTLLLATAIGAALARVMWYDALIESGARQPSAGQDELSKVDSFKQSMKLDALEKEIDVDFAKLLAGVPPAWFLAVVLAVWVDFVSLGVYLARLCWKGARGLLRGVIGGTPAPPSEMRVDGLKGTEDASGGTDVFGTQGVHGVQGAEAVFGMSGSPENEGYENLAGDGVDAAQDSARGSIKIHLHCAPFSMSRAVQRRSTNLPGLICTSPTTTVRALIGVEGGFNAGDAGVRKQQNIAQAQPEFAYIETANAAGSGTFT, via the exons ATGGCCGTTCTCGGCATCATCATAACTCACTTATTTATCCTGCTACTATCAGCATGGGCTACGACAGCTTCCACCCGCTCCCGAATCGGCGCACTCATACAGCTACTCTTTGCAGCctcctggatctgggagCTCTGCCTCAAACTCCTCACACTCTTGTTAGCTACAGCCATCGGCGCCGCCCTTGCGCGGGTGATGTGGTACGATGCGCTAATTGAGTCTGGTGCCCGACAACCTTCGGCTGGACAGGACGAGCTGTCCAAAGTGGACTCTTTCAAACAGAGCATGAAACTAGAtgcgctggagaaggagattgatgtCGATTTCGCGAAGCTGCTTGCTGGCGTTCCGCCGGCCTGGTTTCTGGCTGTTGTGCTGGCTGTTTGGGTGGATTTTGTGAGTCTAGGGGTTTACCTGGCTAGGTTGTGCTGGAAGGGCGCGAGGGGATTGCTGAGGGGTGTGATAGGTGGCacgcctgctcctcctaGTGAAATGAGGGTGGATGGGCTGAAAGGAACCGAGGACGCCAGTGGTGGGACTGATGTTTTTGGTACCCAAGGCGTTCATGGTGTCCAAGGAGCTGAGGCTGTCTTTGGTATGAGTGGTAGCCCAGAAAATGAGGGTTATGAGAATCTGGCGGGTGATGGCGTGGACGCAGCTCAGGACAGCGCCAGGGGG TCCATCAAGATCCATCTGCATTGCGCCCCATTCTCTATGTCCAGAGCCGTGCAGAGAAGGAGCACAAACCTACCTGGGCTCATCTGCACCTCGCCCACTACTACGGTGAGGGCTCTCATAGGGGTGGAAGGGGGATTTAACGCTGGTGACGCTGGCGTTAG AAAACAACAGAACATAGCACAAGCTCAGCCGGAGTTCGCCTACATTGAGACTGCGAATGCAGCCGGCAGTGGCACATTCACATAA